A window from Desulfovibrio subterraneus encodes these proteins:
- a CDS encoding FAD/NAD-binding family oxidoreductase: MSTGKPAKILKTIKENETTTTVVLDVEDERFSSFSPGQFATIRIMENGEWSRPHPFTISGAPGEKLQMTIKGNGHFTSELIPSLTGASKIQCAGPFGAFCKDIAYREEVVMVAGGVGITPFLSVLRHFRKTGAKNTCTLFWCNKTFADAFAASELEEIATHINLTVIHVLSRETNPNMYYEDDKPHIRFEKGHFSRDTLARHIHSTTASFYLCGPSAMQQTVLDELTAYGIAPDAVEKEAFVYNGA; the protein is encoded by the coding sequence ATGAGCACAGGCAAACCAGCCAAAATTCTCAAGACGATCAAAGAAAATGAAACGACCACCACGGTCGTCCTGGATGTGGAAGACGAGCGGTTCTCCAGCTTCAGCCCCGGCCAGTTTGCCACCATCCGCATCATGGAGAACGGCGAATGGTCGCGACCGCACCCCTTCACCATCTCCGGTGCTCCCGGCGAAAAGCTGCAAATGACCATAAAAGGCAACGGCCACTTCACGTCCGAGCTCATCCCCTCGCTCACCGGGGCATCCAAGATACAGTGTGCGGGTCCGTTCGGCGCCTTCTGCAAGGACATTGCCTACCGTGAAGAGGTGGTCATGGTGGCAGGCGGAGTGGGCATAACCCCCTTCCTTTCCGTTCTGCGCCATTTCAGAAAAACGGGCGCAAAGAACACCTGCACCCTCTTCTGGTGCAACAAGACCTTTGCCGATGCCTTTGCGGCATCAGAGCTTGAAGAAATTGCCACGCATATCAATCTGACCGTCATCCATGTGCTCAGCAGGGAAACAAACCCTAATATGTATTATGAGGATGACAAGCCCCATATCCGTTTCGAAAAGGGGCATTTTTCGCGCGATACGCTGGCAAGGCACATCCACTCCACCACGGCCTCTTTCTATCTCTGCGGGCCTTCTGCCATGCAGCAGACGGTTCTGGACGAGCTGACCGCCTACGGCATTGCCCCCGATGCGGTGGAAAAGGAAGCCTTTGTCTACAACGGTGCCTGA
- the thiM gene encoding hydroxyethylthiazole kinase: MDFNTIWQHVCMVRKQGPLVHNITNYVVMNNTANALLSAGASPIMAHAPEEMEELVGIVNALVLNIGTLSTPWIKSMLMAGDCARKRGIPVILDPVGAGASTLRTNTAMRIMQTASPAVVRGNGSEIMALCGAGGGTKGVDSTMQAADASDAAAQLARQYGCVVAVTGEEDIVMNGTCSVRIKGGSPLMGRVTGMGCTATALIGAYAAVAESSFAGTVSALAVMATAGGMAAEKAAGPGSFQMHFYDALYVMTREDIEAQVELAVTGCPECGNEGAGQ, encoded by the coding sequence ATGGATTTCAATACAATATGGCAGCATGTCTGCATGGTCAGGAAGCAGGGACCGCTGGTACACAACATCACCAACTACGTGGTGATGAACAACACCGCTAACGCGCTGCTCAGTGCTGGTGCTTCCCCCATCATGGCGCATGCGCCGGAAGAGATGGAAGAACTGGTTGGCATAGTCAACGCGCTGGTGCTGAATATCGGTACACTGAGTACGCCGTGGATCAAGAGCATGCTCATGGCGGGAGACTGCGCCCGCAAGCGCGGCATTCCCGTGATTCTCGACCCTGTGGGGGCAGGGGCTTCCACCCTGCGCACTAATACGGCCATGCGCATCATGCAGACAGCATCACCGGCGGTGGTACGCGGTAACGGATCGGAGATTATGGCGCTTTGCGGTGCCGGCGGCGGCACAAAGGGTGTAGATTCCACCATGCAGGCAGCAGATGCCAGCGATGCCGCGGCCCAGCTTGCCCGTCAGTACGGCTGCGTTGTGGCTGTTACCGGTGAGGAAGATATTGTGATGAACGGTACCTGTTCCGTCCGCATAAAGGGCGGCAGCCCCCTGATGGGCCGCGTAACAGGCATGGGCTGCACAGCCACCGCTCTGATAGGCGCGTATGCCGCAGTTGCGGAATCATCGTTTGCCGGAACCGTGAGTGCTCTTGCCGTTATGGCTACGGCCGGTGGCATGGCTGCGGAAAAGGCAGCCGGACCAGGCAGCTTCCAGATGCATTTTTATGACGCGCTCTATGTCATGACCAGAGAAGACATAGAAGCGCAGGTGGAACTTGCCGTAACCGGCTGCCCTGAATGCGGGAACGAGGGAGCCGGACAATGA
- the thiE gene encoding thiamine phosphate synthase, whose translation MRQLIDYSLYLVTDRDLCGGTGVVETVLQAVAGGVRVVQLREKTLDTRRFIETATQLRKELAPLGVPLLINDRVDVALASGADGVHIGQSDMPYEQARAILGPKAIIGLSVETQEQVTEAKRLDVDYLGISPVFATTTKKDAAPPWGLEGVRRIRLVTNHILVGIGGIGADNAADVLMAGADGVAVVSAICGTASPRAAAEALCRAIQR comes from the coding sequence ATGAGACAGCTTATAGACTATTCGCTGTATCTGGTGACGGACAGGGACCTTTGCGGTGGCACCGGCGTTGTGGAGACTGTTCTGCAGGCTGTTGCCGGAGGCGTGCGTGTTGTCCAGCTGCGTGAAAAGACGTTGGATACCAGACGGTTCATCGAGACCGCCACGCAGCTCAGAAAGGAACTTGCCCCCCTTGGCGTGCCCCTGCTCATCAATGACAGAGTTGACGTGGCGCTGGCATCCGGTGCGGACGGCGTGCATATAGGGCAGTCGGACATGCCCTACGAGCAGGCCCGCGCCATTCTCGGTCCCAAGGCCATCATCGGGCTTTCCGTTGAAACGCAGGAACAGGTGACTGAAGCCAAGCGCCTTGATGTGGATTATCTCGGCATAAGCCCCGTATTTGCCACGACCACCAAGAAGGATGCGGCCCCCCCGTGGGGGCTGGAGGGCGTTCGGCGCATCCGCCTTGTCACCAATCATATTCTGGTCGGCATAGGCGGCATAGGGGCAGACAACGCGGCTGATGTGCTCATGGCCGGTGCTGACGGTGTGGCCGTTGTTTCCGCCATTTGCGGAACCGCCTCGCCACGGGCTGCGGCAGAAGCGCTGTGCAGGGCCATACAGCGCTGA
- a CDS encoding sigma-54 interaction domain-containing protein gives MSMKDRTPSPSASRIPDDQDPQLIPTLHSVDVSPFLDLMLGIARERTIEGILRVTKRTYRGRHVIFGGLWIVASLRITGTSDYSAPGADRKLRLMAFSGAGKPRPAIWRHKEGTYDLVPFSDPLLGPCTKGEPSYAASGDQWDRPDWAVEYGYHAYSAFPIMHKDELLGVMAVFYDRPMVDELADMLLMHRKMHKIYADSLAAAVANAAAFDEIQTLRRELELENEHLRRAVRTAHADDHIVGNAPALHKVMEQIEVVAPTDATVLILGESGTGKELLAEAIHKRSHRRMGPLVRVNCSAVPHELFESEFFGHIKGSFTGAVRDRTGRFLMADGGTLFLDEVGEIPLELQGKLLRVLQEGTFEPIGDDRPRKVDVRIVAATNRDLAADVEAGLFRQDLYFRLSVFPLHNPPLRERLEDIPVLAHHFVSNAARRLGVTEPKLHYRHIQQLQAYDWPGNVRELQNEIERAVIMSHNGGLEFNRLGAHRIGTPPSGTPHLSGTPHLHAATPAYTPDGPLYTEMQMEELHRENTVRALEACGWRVQGEGGAAELLGIKPTTLQSRIKKYGLKKPAA, from the coding sequence ATGTCCATGAAAGACAGAACACCCTCCCCATCTGCCAGCCGGATACCGGATGATCAAGACCCGCAACTCATTCCCACGCTGCACAGCGTTGATGTGAGCCCGTTTCTTGACCTCATGCTGGGCATTGCCCGTGAGCGGACCATTGAAGGCATTCTGCGCGTAACCAAGCGTACCTACCGCGGCCGACACGTTATCTTCGGCGGACTGTGGATTGTGGCCTCGCTGCGCATTACCGGCACCTCCGATTACAGCGCACCGGGTGCTGACCGCAAGCTCAGGCTCATGGCCTTTTCAGGCGCAGGCAAGCCGCGTCCGGCCATATGGCGGCACAAGGAAGGCACCTACGACCTTGTTCCCTTTTCTGACCCGCTGCTCGGCCCCTGCACCAAGGGCGAGCCAAGCTATGCCGCCTCCGGCGATCAGTGGGACAGACCGGACTGGGCCGTGGAATACGGCTACCACGCCTATTCCGCTTTTCCCATCATGCACAAGGACGAGCTGCTCGGTGTCATGGCGGTGTTCTACGACCGTCCCATGGTGGACGAGCTGGCCGACATGCTGCTCATGCACCGCAAGATGCACAAAATTTATGCCGACTCGCTGGCTGCGGCCGTGGCAAACGCCGCCGCATTCGACGAGATTCAGACCCTGCGCCGCGAACTTGAGCTGGAAAACGAACACCTGCGCCGGGCGGTGCGCACAGCCCATGCAGACGACCATATCGTTGGCAACGCTCCGGCCCTGCACAAGGTCATGGAGCAGATAGAGGTGGTTGCGCCCACCGATGCCACGGTGCTCATTCTCGGCGAATCCGGCACGGGCAAGGAACTGCTGGCAGAAGCCATACACAAACGCTCGCACCGCCGCATGGGGCCGCTTGTGCGGGTAAACTGCTCGGCAGTGCCGCATGAACTGTTTGAGAGCGAATTCTTCGGCCACATCAAAGGCTCCTTCACCGGTGCCGTGCGCGACAGGACAGGGCGTTTTCTCATGGCCGACGGCGGCACGCTCTTCCTCGACGAAGTGGGGGAAATCCCGCTTGAACTGCAGGGCAAGCTGCTGCGCGTATTGCAGGAAGGCACCTTCGAGCCCATAGGCGACGACCGCCCCCGCAAGGTGGATGTGCGCATCGTGGCTGCCACAAACCGCGACCTTGCAGCGGATGTTGAGGCTGGCCTGTTCCGGCAGGACCTCTACTTCCGCCTTTCCGTCTTTCCCCTGCACAACCCGCCGTTGCGCGAGCGGCTTGAAGACATACCCGTGCTTGCGCATCATTTCGTCAGCAACGCGGCCCGTCGGCTCGGCGTAACCGAACCAAAGCTCCACTATCGCCACATTCAACAGCTGCAGGCCTATGATTGGCCCGGCAACGTGCGGGAACTGCAAAACGAGATCGAACGCGCGGTCATCATGTCCCACAACGGCGGGCTGGAATTCAACCGTCTCGGCGCCCACCGCATAGGCACCCCCCCCTCGGGAACACCCCATCTGTCGGGCACTCCCCATCTGCATGCAGCGACTCCGGCATACACACCGGATGGTCCGCTCTACACCGAAATGCAAATGGAAGAACTGCACCGCGAAAACACCGTACGCGCCCTTGAGGCCTGCGGCTGGCGTGTGCAGGGCGAAGGCGGAGCCGCAGAGCTGCTGGGCATAAAGCCCACCACCTTGCAATCCCGCATCAAAAAATACGGGCTGAAGAAACCGGCAGCATGA